TTCATCTCGTTTACAGGATTAGGAAGTTTATACTTATTTAATAAACGAATTTCAGCTTGGAAAAATCTTGCGATCCTATCCTTAGGGTTCACGATCGCGTCCGGGGTCCAGGCCATTTCGTTTTGGGTTATCCGTGGAGATGTTTCGCTTCTGTGGTGGGCGCCCAATTTATATTTAATTCTTTATCCATTGCTCTACGTTCGATTCCTCTTAAAAAATTGAATTTCGGCCAGGACTCTTTTGGAACCGGAATTCCAAAAGTAATTTTTGCGTTTCCATGACTTACTTTTCAGGTGGTTCGATATTGAAAATCCCCACCCGTCTTGGGCGGGGGGCCTGTTGAAAAAGAGGCCTGGTTTGTCTGAAAATTCTTCTTCCTCTTTAAAGCGAATGGCAAAAAGAAGAAGGGACTGCCGTAGCAGATCGTTTAAATATACCGAAATCCGCAAATTTTTCCTATGTTGTGAGCGGAGCATCTTTCGGACCATTCAAGAGAAACTTTTTCCAATCCTTTTGTCATGAATCTATTTCCTGCACGAGATCCTTTCATTGCACCAAAGACGCCTTCAATCGAAGAAAACCGTTTGGCATAAATCTTTCTCGATTTCGGGTTTTGTAACTTTTTGCGCATTTCCATCGTGTAGAAATTATTCAGCTCGCTCGGATGGTAGTTTTTACTTGGACTTAAATGAATGTAGTTTCTTCTCAAGTTATTAGAATTCACCAAAATGGGTTTAGATCGACCTTTTGTGCAGAAATGTTTCAACTTACAGCCGTTGCAACCCGTCGATCTGTAATCCGAATAACTGTATTGTCCATGAAGATACTTTTCGGATCGGAATTTAAGTGTTCTGCCCGATGGACAGACGAAGTTGTTGGCTTTCTTTTCATAGATAAATTTGATGAACGGAGGCCTTCGTTTGGAGAAATCGGTAACTTTTGGGATCTTCCCTGCTTGGAATAACCTTGTTACTTTTTGATCGGGACAATAAAGATCGAAGTCTTTTAATCTCTGGAAATTACTTTCGCTTGCATAACCGGCATCTAAGACATATTGAATTCTATTTAAATCTTGTTTTTCCAATCTTAAGAATTCGTAGCAAGATTCGACTTTTCGAATCATTTTCTCCGCAAACTTAGTATCGGATTGTTCCGTTTCCACACTGTGAGAAATGATCATGTTGGATTTGCAATCGACCGCCGCTTGAGCATTGTAACCTACCAGGAATACGTTTCCTTTTTTCTGTAGATCGCAATCTCTCTCATAGAGATGGACTCTACGACGGTCTTTGTGCTTTTTTAGGAATTTTACCGCGTCCTGAAGCTTTTCCGCCTTTAGTTCTAATTCTTTTCTTTTGTCTCGAATTTGAGAACGATCCATATCGGCAGACTTTTCCCATTCTTGAAATTTGACCTTACTTACCTTTTCGATTTGTTCAAGTCTAAGCTCGAATTTTTCCAGGTCCCCTATATCATCGGGATTCGCATTCGCCTTTATCTTAGTGCCATCTATGGAAACGGTTTCAAAATCTATATAACCGCTTTCGTAACCGAGAAATACCGTTTGAGAAAATAGATCTTCGATTTCAGTTCTGTGAGTCTTTCTGAACTTTGAGATAAAACTATGATCCAGCTCTTCTCCATCCAGAAGATAGATCAATTCAGCTCTGAGTTTGGATAACCTACAGAGTTCCCGCATCGAGATATTGCCGATTAAAATGGAATAAAAAAGAGCCGAAATAACTTTCTTCGGTGAAATTGCAGGTCTTCCAGTCTCATCATTCTGGTAATTCTTTTCGAAATCTTCGAAATCTAACCGATCAATGACTTTCTTAAAACCGTGAATCGGATGTTCTTCCCCGAACAATTCCTTGAAGTCTAAAACGTACATTCTAAGCTGATTCGGATCCGTATTCTTGAACTTTGCCATTCCGTAAATCTAGCAAGTTCCCTAAAATTGCATCCCTTTTTCAACAGGCTCCGGGGGCCGGTCGGTGGTACCCGCACGGAGAAAACCATATTTCACAAAATTGATCTTTTTACAATCTATTTATTCCTGAAAGTTTGTGCGGGAGTTCCCACAAATTCAACTAACGGAAGATAGGTAAACAAGCAAGGAATGCGGCTGACTTAAAAGAAACAAAGGCGCCGCCAAGAAGAATAGGCGGCGCTGGGAGTGAAAGGCTTCGCAGATTCCGAAAGATGGAACTTTCGAAGGTACCTACTTCACTCCGGCCTTTTGTAATTCCTTCCCCAATTGGCCGGTAATGGTGTAGAAGAACATACGCCAATCACTTAAAAAGGATTTTACGGGATACGTAAATGTAGCCGGACGATTCTTCTCAATAAAGAAATGTCCGATCCACGCAAATAAATAACCGCTAAATAACGCTCCGAATAAATACCAAGGATTTAAAAACACTACCGCGGATATTATCCAGCCTAGAGCGATCGAGGTACCGATAAAGTGCAAAATGCGATTCAATTTATTGGAATGCTCTCTCAAATAGAACGGCCAAAATTCTCCGAGCGTCGTATAGTTAGTTTCTTGAGACATGAAATACTCCAGTTCGTATAATACTCTTGTTTAGATCTTTTCGCAACCTTAAATCGATCTCGAATTTACAATATATATCATACGTTATAGAAAGGTAATTGGAAAATGATCGAATCTAAAGAATCAGCGTATTCTATGTGCGACTCTAAATTAAGCTACTTCCGAGCAGAATCCGAGGATATGCCAAGACTGTCCCGTTCGGATCCTCAGCTCACTCAAAGGCTCGGAAGTTTCCTGATTCTTTCGATAGGAATTTACGATTGAAACAGAATGACGAAGCGATTGTTCTTAACGTATTCTAAAAAGTTCAAAGTTGGGATTCTAATAGATTTACGGTTATCCAGGAATTTCTTTGCAAGATAGACCTATCCGATTCCTGATTCCAGACAGGACGAATCGTAAATGGCTCCAATTAAGTTTTTCCACTTCCGATCGATCGATTTTTGATTTGCATCTTTTTCGATAATTCGATTTTTCCGAAAGATAAGGCTTGTTTCCTCATTTCTTTAGCGGATTTCTATTTAAAAAAGAACGACTCAAAAGTCAAAATAAGACATAAAAACCAAATATTCGGACGACTGGTTCGTTCAATTTCGCCGGAAAATCCTGATTTTAGTCAATGAGAGAAAGCCGTTAGGATTAGGAATTTAGGCCTTTACGGTCTTTTTAAGACCAAAATTAGCACTCTCTATCCGAAAGTGCTTGACGCTTTCCGGCATCCTAGTTTTTCCTAAAAGGAAGGCCAAGCACTCTATTAATCAAAGTGCTAAGGAATTATTTTAAATCTCAAAGGAGAAAAGTCTATGGCGATTAAACCACTAGGCGACCGCGTGTTAGTCGAACCGAAACAAGAAGCCGAAGAAAAAATCGGTAGCATCTTCGTTCCCGACACTGCGAAAGAAAAGCCCCAAGAAGGAAAAGTAATCGAGGTTGGAAGCGGTCGTTACGAAGACGGCAAGCTCGTACCTCTTGAAGTTAAATCCGGAGACGTAGTTCTTTATGGAAAGTACTCCGGAACCGAGATTAAATCCGAAGGCAAAGAATACCTTATCATTCGTGAAAGCGATATTCTTGCAGTCGTGAAGAAGTAAATCCTTAGGAGGAAATTAAAATGGCTAAAGTTATCGAATACGACGAAACAGCGAGACGCAAACTCCTAGAAGGAGTCAATAAATTAGCGAATGCAGTGAAAGTGACCCTCGGACCGAAAGGCCGCAACGTAGTCATCGACAAAAAATTCGGCTCACCAACCATCACGAAAGACGGTGTTACCGTTGCGAAAGAAATCGAATTGGAAGATTCGATCGAGAACATGGGCGCCCAAATGGTTAAGGAAGTTTCTACCAAAACCAACGATGTCGCCGGAGACGGAACTACGACTGCTACGATTCTCGCACAATCCATCATCAACGAAGGATTGAAGAACGTAACCGCAGGCGCAAACCCGATGGCTCTCAAGCACGGAATCGATAAAGCAGTTGCTGCTGCCGTCGAAAGCATCAAAAAGCGTTCCGTAAAAATCGAAAATAAGAAAGATATCGCTAACGTTGCTACCATTTCCGCAAACAACGATAAGGAAATCGGAAATCTAATCGCAGATGCAATGGACAAAGTCGGCAAAGACGGAGTCATCACCGTAGAGGAAGCAAAATCCATCGAAACGACTCTAGACGTAGTCGAAGGTATGCAATTCGATCGCGGATATATTTCTCCGTACATGGTGACCGATCCCGAGGCGATGATTGCGACTCTGAACGATCCTTATATCCTTATTTACGATAAAAAGATCGCGTCAATGAGAGACCTTCTTCCGGTTCTGGAAAAAGTAGCTCAAGCAGGACGTCCTCTTGTAATCATTTCGGAAGAAGTCGAAGGAGAAGCTCTTGCTACGATCGTGGTGAATACTCTCCGTAAAACGATTTCCTGCGTTGCAGTGAAAGCGCCTGGATTCGGTGATCGCCGTAAATCAATGCTGGAAGATATCGCCATCCTGACCGGCGGACAAGTGATTTCCGAAGACCTCGGAATGAAA
The sequence above is a segment of the Leptospira fainei serovar Hurstbridge str. BUT 6 genome. Coding sequences within it:
- a CDS encoding DUF962 domain-containing protein; this encodes MSQETNYTTLGEFWPFYLREHSNKLNRILHFIGTSIALGWIISAVVFLNPWYLFGALFSGYLFAWIGHFFIEKNRPATFTYPVKSFLSDWRMFFYTITGQLGKELQKAGVK
- the groL gene encoding chaperonin GroEL (60 kDa chaperone family; promotes refolding of misfolded polypeptides especially under stressful conditions; forms two stacked rings of heptamers to form a barrel-shaped 14mer; ends can be capped by GroES; misfolded proteins enter the barrel where they are refolded when GroES binds), translating into MAKVIEYDETARRKLLEGVNKLANAVKVTLGPKGRNVVIDKKFGSPTITKDGVTVAKEIELEDSIENMGAQMVKEVSTKTNDVAGDGTTTATILAQSIINEGLKNVTAGANPMALKHGIDKAVAAAVESIKKRSVKIENKKDIANVATISANNDKEIGNLIADAMDKVGKDGVITVEEAKSIETTLDVVEGMQFDRGYISPYMVTDPEAMIATLNDPYILIYDKKIASMRDLLPVLEKVAQAGRPLVIISEEVEGEALATIVVNTLRKTISCVAVKAPGFGDRRKSMLEDIAILTGGQVISEDLGMKLENATVQQLGRAKKVIVDKENTTIIEGQGASKDIQGRVGQIKKQIEDTTSEYDREKLQERLAKLAGGVAVIHVGAATEVEMKEKKHRVEDALSATRAAVEEGIVPGGGLTLLKAQEAVALLKLEGDEATGAKIIFRALEEPIRMITSNAGLEGSVIVEQAKTKKGNEGFNALTMVWEDLLQAGVVDPAKVVRFALQNAASIGSMILTTEVTITDKPEKDGGGAPSMGGMGGMGGMGGMM
- a CDS encoding transposase; its protein translation is MAKFKNTDPNQLRMYVLDFKELFGEEHPIHGFKKVIDRLDFEDFEKNYQNDETGRPAISPKKVISALFYSILIGNISMRELCRLSKLRAELIYLLDGEELDHSFISKFRKTHRTEIEDLFSQTVFLGYESGYIDFETVSIDGTKIKANANPDDIGDLEKFELRLEQIEKVSKVKFQEWEKSADMDRSQIRDKRKELELKAEKLQDAVKFLKKHKDRRRVHLYERDCDLQKKGNVFLVGYNAQAAVDCKSNMIISHSVETEQSDTKFAEKMIRKVESCYEFLRLEKQDLNRIQYVLDAGYASESNFQRLKDFDLYCPDQKVTRLFQAGKIPKVTDFSKRRPPFIKFIYEKKANNFVCPSGRTLKFRSEKYLHGQYSYSDYRSTGCNGCKLKHFCTKGRSKPILVNSNNLRRNYIHLSPSKNYHPSELNNFYTMEMRKKLQNPKSRKIYAKRFSSIEGVFGAMKGSRAGNRFMTKGLEKVSLEWSERCSAHNIGKICGFRYI
- a CDS encoding DUF5360 family protein, with the protein product MSSPDEIQFRKPKGLNEFFLVTDIGFILYWGITSIKIIPDEFLFKDYNDPILNAWNWSFLPLDLFISFTGLGSLYLFNKRISAWKNLAILSLGFTIASGVQAISFWVIRGDVSLLWWAPNLYLILYPLLYVRFLLKN
- the groES gene encoding co-chaperone GroES, which produces MAIKPLGDRVLVEPKQEAEEKIGSIFVPDTAKEKPQEGKVIEVGSGRYEDGKLVPLEVKSGDVVLYGKYSGTEIKSEGKEYLIIRESDILAVVKK